From the genome of Pseudomonas sp. AB6, one region includes:
- a CDS encoding WbuC family cupin fold metalloprotein codes for MKQITPADLKALAAQAQQSTRLRANRNLHVELTDPIQRLAIAMEPGTYVRAQRHPHTWELLYPLSGRFVVLNFDEAGTVIQRTVLGEDCAVLEIAAGCWHAVLSLDVGGVIFEVKHGPYMPVAEEDFAAWSGAEGSPLASMLLDWYTTAQIGQSFPSV; via the coding sequence ATGAAGCAGATCACCCCCGCCGACCTAAAGGCGCTTGCCGCTCAGGCCCAGCAATCAACTCGCCTGCGAGCTAACCGCAACCTTCACGTTGAGCTGACCGATCCAATCCAGCGTTTGGCAATTGCCATGGAACCTGGCACGTATGTGCGTGCGCAACGCCACCCACATACGTGGGAATTGCTCTACCCACTCAGCGGTCGTTTTGTTGTCTTGAATTTCGACGAGGCTGGTACTGTGATCCAGCGCACCGTGCTGGGCGAAGACTGCGCAGTCCTTGAGATTGCAGCTGGTTGTTGGCACGCCGTACTTTCGTTGGATGTCGGTGGGGTGATTTTCGAAGTAAAACACGGCCCTTATATGCCTGTTGCCGAGGAAGACTTTGCTGCTTGGTCCGGTGCTGAAGGTAGCCCCTTGGCAAGTATGCTTCTGGACTGGTACACGACGGCGCAGATCGGCCAGTCTTTTCCGAGCGTTTAG
- the hflK gene encoding FtsH protease activity modulator HflK, whose amino-acid sequence MTRSPAPVPVQATHSAASLRERINYSIAVLDLKGRGLLLIGGLILLAWIASGIYKVQPDEQGVVLRFGRWADTTDSGLHYHLPFPVETVLLPKVTQVNQLQLGTVSTALTTGNSGSRDKQMLTGDENIVEADCTVFWRIKDAGLYLFKISEPERSVKVAAESALREVIGRTPIQAAMSDKRAQIADETRNLLQQLLDSEQAGILITQVQLQRVDPPPQVIDAFNDVQRARADQERARNEAEAYANDVIPRARGDAARITQDAEAYKSQVGNLAEGEAKRFLSVYYSYVQSKDVTAWRLYMESMDEVLKKASKVIIDSSGKGMSGVVPYMPLSDPGKTVQKDAKS is encoded by the coding sequence ATGACCCGTAGCCCAGCGCCCGTTCCGGTCCAAGCCACCCATTCGGCGGCGAGCCTGCGCGAGCGGATCAATTACAGCATCGCGGTTCTGGACCTTAAAGGCCGCGGCTTGTTGTTGATCGGGGGGCTCATCCTGTTGGCGTGGATTGCTTCAGGTATCTACAAAGTCCAGCCTGACGAGCAAGGCGTTGTCCTGCGCTTTGGGCGGTGGGCGGACACCACCGACTCTGGCCTGCATTACCACCTCCCTTTTCCCGTAGAAACGGTGCTCTTGCCAAAGGTGACTCAGGTCAACCAATTGCAACTGGGCACTGTCAGTACTGCGTTGACCACAGGCAACAGCGGTTCGCGAGACAAGCAGATGCTTACGGGTGATGAAAACATCGTCGAAGCCGATTGCACGGTGTTCTGGCGGATAAAAGACGCTGGGCTGTATCTTTTTAAAATCAGCGAACCTGAACGCTCGGTAAAAGTTGCTGCCGAAAGCGCCCTGCGTGAAGTCATCGGTCGTACCCCGATTCAAGCCGCTATGTCTGACAAGCGTGCGCAAATCGCCGATGAAACCCGGAATTTGCTGCAACAGTTGCTGGATAGCGAGCAGGCCGGGATTTTGATCACTCAGGTTCAGTTACAACGGGTTGACCCGCCACCGCAGGTTATCGACGCTTTCAACGATGTGCAGCGTGCACGTGCCGACCAAGAGCGCGCACGTAACGAAGCAGAAGCCTACGCCAACGATGTCATTCCCCGGGCGCGTGGCGACGCGGCGCGAATTACCCAAGACGCCGAAGCCTACAAATCACAAGTTGGCAATCTGGCTGAAGGCGAGGCGAAGCGCTTCCTGTCGGTCTACTACAGCTATGTGCAATCGAAGGACGTCACGGCCTGGCGTTTGTACATGGAAAGCATGGACGAAGTGCTGAAGAAAGCCTCCAAAGTCATTATCGATTCCTCAGGCAAAGGGATGTCTGGCGTAGTGCCGTACATGCCGCTTTCTGACCCAGGCAAGACCGTGCAAAAGGACGCCAAATCGTGA
- a CDS encoding protease modulator HflC, with product MNSTLKWLLAGLGIVFVWTLGSSVYVVDETQQALVIRFGAPMGVAGAPGLKFKIPFSDSLVFYDSRLQMLTSPAEQVILGDQKRVEVVTYTRFRISDPLRFYQAVGTLDQANAQLTQMVSSSLRRELGQVSLRSLLSDERRPEVAIIQKDVAEKARGLGVDVTEVRLHRADLPFEASQAIYDRMKSERNREAKELRAQGFEWAQQIQGKADRDRTVLLSEVQRKSAITHGEADAEANQVLSAAFSKDPDFYKLYRSLQTYRQALADSQPMLVLTPDAEFLKQFRSGPATTPHKQ from the coding sequence GTGAATTCGACGCTGAAGTGGCTTCTAGCGGGCTTGGGAATCGTCTTCGTTTGGACGTTAGGTTCGTCGGTGTACGTGGTCGATGAAACCCAGCAAGCACTGGTCATTCGATTTGGCGCACCCATGGGCGTGGCCGGCGCGCCAGGGCTGAAGTTCAAGATTCCTTTCAGCGACTCATTGGTGTTCTACGACAGCCGTTTGCAAATGCTCACCTCGCCTGCCGAACAGGTCATTCTTGGTGACCAAAAACGTGTTGAAGTGGTCACCTACACGCGCTTTCGGATCAGCGACCCGCTGCGTTTCTACCAAGCGGTGGGCACGTTGGACCAGGCTAATGCCCAACTGACGCAAATGGTCAGCTCATCGTTGCGCCGGGAACTGGGTCAGGTGTCGCTGCGGTCATTGCTATCGGACGAACGTCGGCCGGAAGTAGCAATTATTCAGAAGGACGTAGCCGAAAAGGCGCGCGGGCTCGGCGTCGACGTCACTGAAGTGCGATTGCACCGTGCCGATTTACCCTTCGAGGCCAGCCAGGCGATCTACGACCGGATGAAGTCCGAACGTAACCGTGAAGCGAAAGAGCTGCGAGCCCAAGGCTTCGAGTGGGCGCAGCAGATTCAGGGCAAGGCCGACCGGGACCGGACTGTGTTGTTGTCAGAGGTGCAGCGTAAATCGGCAATCACCCACGGCGAAGCCGACGCCGAAGCTAACCAGGTGTTGTCGGCGGCGTTCAGCAAAGACCCCGATTTCTACAAGTTGTACCGCTCGTTGCAGACGTACCGGCAAGCGTTGGCTGATAGCCAACCCATGTTGGTGTTAACCCCGGACGCCGAGTTCCTCAAGCAGTTCCGTTCCGGACCTGCAACGACGCCCCACAAGCAATGA
- a CDS encoding TerC family protein, whose protein sequence is MMFEGLLHALGMIFQIGLLDLILSGDNALVIALACRGLPAEQVKKAVVIGTSGAIVLRVLLTTLAGWLLLVPYLKIVGAGLLIFIAIKLLIEERMDNEGGPVETVTTTLSGAVATVLIADLVMSMDNVVGLAAVAQGSVFYLVLGLILSVPLLMFGSIQIVRVLQLNPMLVLVGGALLGYIAGDIAVSDPAIVGWVNSQSPALNVIVPLLCAVFVVLQARIIRVRRTQIPRPAPRLRAMTLVLEPAAPRVISESPVDTVMTVAVVSAVEVEAIEPLQIEAPEEPIILLADASTLATESPRRTLSGPVRILLSLCAIFMVSWLVYSFIGSVANGLLPKPMVDSAYICPGSIATIYYRPGGSSIRIVTGNGEASGYVSLQKILWENPTAAVRDLHLSPPTELEKTNNNVVTVSGGSFSQIQCIRAH, encoded by the coding sequence ATGATGTTTGAAGGTTTACTGCACGCGCTTGGCATGATCTTCCAGATTGGTTTGTTGGACCTGATTTTATCTGGAGACAACGCGCTGGTGATTGCGCTGGCTTGCCGTGGGCTACCGGCCGAACAGGTCAAAAAAGCAGTAGTAATCGGCACCAGTGGTGCGATTGTGCTGCGCGTCTTACTGACCACCCTGGCCGGGTGGTTGCTGTTGGTTCCCTATTTGAAAATAGTCGGCGCTGGGTTGCTGATTTTCATCGCTATCAAGCTGTTGATTGAAGAGCGCATGGACAACGAAGGCGGCCCCGTTGAAACCGTGACGACCACCTTATCCGGTGCTGTCGCGACCGTGCTGATCGCCGACTTGGTCATGAGCATGGACAACGTTGTAGGCCTTGCCGCTGTCGCGCAAGGCAGCGTCTTTTATCTGGTGTTGGGGCTGATTTTAAGTGTGCCGCTGCTTATGTTTGGCAGTATTCAAATTGTTCGAGTGCTTCAGCTCAACCCAATGTTGGTTTTGGTTGGCGGCGCGTTGCTGGGGTATATCGCGGGGGATATTGCCGTCTCCGATCCGGCAATAGTGGGCTGGGTCAACAGCCAGTCTCCAGCATTGAACGTCATTGTGCCGCTGCTGTGCGCGGTATTTGTAGTCCTGCAAGCGCGCATTATCCGCGTACGGCGCACTCAGATTCCGAGGCCAGCGCCACGGCTCCGAGCCATGACACTGGTACTTGAGCCAGCGGCGCCAAGGGTGATATCTGAATCGCCAGTCGACACCGTAATGACTGTCGCTGTGGTGTCTGCAGTCGAAGTCGAAGCCATTGAACCGCTGCAGATCGAGGCGCCCGAGGAGCCGATCATCCTATTGGCGGATGCTTCAACTCTGGCAACCGAATCTCCACGTCGAACCCTCAGCGGCCCGGTCCGCATTCTATTGAGCCTCTGCGCAATCTTTATGGTGAGCTGGTTGGTGTACAGCTTTATCGGCAGTGTCGCAAACGGCTTACTGCCCAAGCCCATGGTGGATAGCGCCTACATCTGCCCCGGTTCGATTGCCACTATTTACTACCGCCCGGGTGGCAGCTCAATTCGCATCGTGACTGGCAATGGCGAAGCGTCCGGCTACGTAAGCCTGCAAAAAATACTGTGGGAAAATCCAACGGCGGCGGTCAGGGATCTTCATCTCTCACCGCCCACCGAGTTAGAGAAAACCAATAACAACGTGGTGACGGTCAGCGGCGGAAGCTTCTCGCAGATCCAGTGTATTCGCGCTCACTAA
- a CDS encoding SulP family inorganic anion transporter, translated as MSTPAPLSNPGKTSLFDRVSWPDIIAGLSLAGLLLPEAVAYSSIANLSPQAGVIALFAGLVCYGLMGTSRFAIVSATSSSAAVLAAASATMAGPDNGLRLVIAVALVLVTGLFFTFAGLARAGSMSAFIAKPVLRGFAFGLAIVIIFKQVASVVGVHPQHSDLVRFLTELFSEIAHWNWAAGAVALMAWGLLLLFARIPRLPGGLLVIVIGIAAGQWLNLAQYGVGLVGTIDLQLTAPTLPSLSYAQWLRIGELSVAMVLILYAESYGSIRSFAMKHGDNVSPNRDLLALGAANLLSGLFHGMPVGAGYSATSANEAAGASSRLAGWCAALILLIVVLTLLPRIALLPEPVLAAIVVQAVSHTLRPAVFRPNFILHRDRLVVIAAVLAVLILGVMDGLLAAIAVSLVMMLRRMSESSVTILGQLNHGHDFVSRALHPDAQAVNHILILRPDTALFFANAERVLAQIRNYVAAAGDTVHTLIISLEESPDLDSSSVEALTEFCTALISEDKHLLFARLKPPVQQVLLRAAIPGLPVETLCALSVDDAVNVAQRLYP; from the coding sequence ATGTCAACACCCGCCCCCCTTTCAAATCCCGGTAAAACCAGCCTGTTCGACCGTGTGTCATGGCCCGATATCATTGCAGGGCTGTCGCTGGCGGGCTTGTTACTGCCAGAAGCGGTGGCGTATTCAAGTATCGCCAACTTGTCGCCGCAGGCCGGGGTCATTGCGCTGTTCGCCGGTTTAGTGTGCTACGGCTTAATGGGCACTAGTCGCTTTGCTATCGTGTCGGCCACCTCGTCTTCAGCAGCGGTGCTGGCGGCCGCTTCAGCGACAATGGCTGGTCCGGACAACGGCCTGAGGCTGGTGATAGCGGTTGCGCTGGTTCTTGTGACGGGATTGTTTTTTACCTTTGCCGGCCTTGCACGAGCAGGCAGCATGTCGGCGTTTATCGCTAAGCCGGTGCTGCGCGGTTTTGCCTTCGGCCTGGCCATTGTGATCATTTTCAAACAAGTAGCCAGCGTGGTGGGTGTTCACCCGCAACACAGTGACCTGGTGCGTTTCCTGACGGAATTATTTAGCGAAATAGCCCATTGGAATTGGGCTGCTGGGGCGGTGGCGCTGATGGCGTGGGGGCTTCTGTTGCTGTTCGCTCGGATACCGCGTTTACCCGGCGGCCTGTTGGTGATCGTCATCGGCATTGCCGCCGGTCAATGGTTGAATCTGGCGCAATATGGTGTCGGCTTGGTGGGCACTATCGACTTACAACTGACCGCGCCGACGCTGCCGTCACTGTCATACGCGCAATGGCTGCGCATCGGTGAGCTGAGCGTCGCCATGGTACTGATTCTGTACGCGGAGTCTTATGGCTCAATCCGTAGCTTTGCAATGAAGCATGGCGACAATGTTTCGCCCAACCGTGATTTGCTGGCATTGGGCGCCGCCAATCTGCTGTCAGGTCTGTTCCATGGCATGCCGGTTGGCGCGGGCTATTCGGCAACATCGGCGAACGAGGCAGCGGGCGCGTCGTCTCGCCTAGCAGGCTGGTGTGCCGCGTTAATTTTGCTGATTGTGGTATTGACGTTGTTGCCACGTATCGCGCTGCTGCCGGAGCCGGTATTGGCAGCGATTGTCGTGCAAGCCGTCAGCCACACGCTGCGGCCTGCGGTGTTCCGACCCAACTTTATCCTGCACCGTGATCGACTGGTGGTCATCGCTGCGGTGCTAGCGGTATTGATCTTGGGGGTCATGGACGGCTTGCTTGCGGCCATTGCGGTCAGTTTAGTGATGATGTTGCGGAGGATGTCGGAATCATCGGTCACGATCCTGGGCCAGCTCAATCATGGTCATGACTTCGTCAGCCGGGCCCTGCATCCGGACGCGCAGGCGGTCAATCACATTTTAATTTTACGCCCCGACACGGCACTGTTTTTTGCCAATGCCGAACGCGTTTTAGCCCAGATACGCAACTACGTCGCCGCCGCCGGGGACACGGTGCATACGTTGATTATCAGCCTGGAGGAGTCGCCGGACCTGGACAGCTCCAGCGTGGAAGCGTTAACGGAGTTCTGCACGGCGCTCATCAGTGAGGATAAGCACTTGCTGTTTGCACGTTTGAAACCACCCGTACAACAAGTGCTACTTCGAGCAGCCATTCCTGGATTGCCGGTAGAGACGTTATGCGCCCTGAGCGTCGACGACGCCGTTAACGTCGCGCAACGCCTTTATCCCTGA
- a CDS encoding DUF1272 domain-containing protein: MLELRPSCEHCNIALPADSIHAMICSYECTFCADCVDKVLGNVCPNCGGGFAPRPVRPSHVDVGGSTLAQNPMSAVVRHRPVDSPRQAQLIATIGAIAAEHR; encoded by the coding sequence ATGCTTGAACTAAGACCGAGCTGCGAACACTGCAATATTGCGTTACCGGCCGACAGTATTCACGCGATGATTTGCTCGTATGAGTGCACTTTTTGCGCAGACTGCGTAGATAAGGTGTTGGGCAATGTGTGCCCCAATTGTGGTGGCGGCTTCGCTCCGCGCCCGGTTCGTCCGTCCCATGTCGATGTCGGCGGCAGTACGCTGGCCCAGAACCCCATGAGTGCCGTGGTTCGGCATCGTCCGGTCGATTCGCCCAGGCAAGCCCAGTTGATCGCAACCATTGGCGCCATCGCTGCAGAACATCGATGA